aagctgtttaaatatgaatttaattaatgagaaattaattaatagagattaattaattaatttatatttgatataaattgattagaagaagaaaaataattattttgagttaagaactcaaaattaagacacaggggcattttggtcatttcacagtgtgacatgtggcatcatgagatggtgacatatgggattacacataagcttgccaaatgtcttttaatcatgtaagataattaaaatcaagattaaatataggtttgacacttggcacaatgtgattgggtcacttaaacctagagctaatcaaagggtgacatgtggcaagggtttaatgtgttaacctagctatttaagtgttgttatgaaaagaaaagcaaccagcagccactcctctcctttgtcatgccactttgaggcttttcatctattcttcttcatctctcatcaattcaaagagattagccatcaatctcttgaattaagaacactagaaattgtttctagtgtcctgtttacatctctaatctcttaaaaggcagaacttgaatttctaattaataaaaagctttagaagctgttcaagggctgccataggtgttcttagtgtggacaagctagagagacaacatctgatgtcctgaagacgaatctcaaaggcacagacacgctgcagtgcatcaagaggttagtgtaatcgttcttgatttaatctagggttctaaaattaatttgattaattttaaaatcttaaatggcaaatacagatccaaaaacatattaaaagagtttaatatgttgtttatcattgaaatcaaatagataaaaataaatcttgcatgatacatgtgaccctaggtgaaaatttttgaattcaatggtataaacttgtgtttttcacgcttccgttccttcagatggTGGGCATGGAATTGTGACAGATTCAGATCGAAAGGGTCTTAGTGGATTAAATGAAGAGCAGTGGGCTGCTTTATTGGGCATGTTGAATTATTGTCAGAATGGTGGCAATGAGAGGCCGATAGGTACGTAGAGGATATTTCCTTGGATTATTGACACAGGAGCTTCCCATCATATGACAGGAACGTTAGCATTTTTGAGTGAATTGCGTGGCATTGTGCCATGCTCAGTCGggttacctaatggagaaaagaccTTGGCGGTGAAAGAAGGAACTATGTTGCTTGGAGGAGACTTGAAATTGCAATGAGTCGTTTATGTGCCAATTTTGAATTGCAATCTGATCTCTGTATCACAACTACTTAATGATTCAAATTTAGTTATTCAactcactaacaaaatttgtgcTATACAGGACCTAAATTTAAGGAACTTGATTGGAGCGGGTGAGCAACGCGAGGGGCTGTACTTTCTCAAGGGAGTGACATCGGtacatgcttgcaaggtaactaatgtggggtcttttgagctttggcataagagaatgggtcatccttcttataaGGTGGTAGAGTTAATTCCAGAAGCTGGTAACATAGTTAGGACaactaataaaacttgtgaagtttgttttagagcaaagcaaacaagagagattttcttttctagtgacaataaagctgatggtttttttgaattgatacattgtgatttgtggggaccttatagagttccaacttcttgtggagcaatttacttcttaacaattgttgatgattactctcgtgctatttggatatatttgttgaatggaaaacaagaagtagcttgtattcttaagaaatttgttttgatggttaaacgccaatttgaaaaaaatgtgaaaattgtcagaAGTGATAACAGAATTGAATTTATGTGcttgaaagaatattttgatgaacAAGGGATGTTGCATCAGACTTCCTGTGTAGGAATACCTCAATAAAATGGCCGAGTGGAAAGAAAAcatcgccatattcttaatgTGGCAAGAGCCTCGCGTTTCCAAGCAAATTTACCCATAGAATTTTAGGGAGAATGTGTACTTGTAGCCGGGTATTTGATTAATAGGACTCCATCTATGTTATTAAATGGTAAAACCCCATATGAGATACTATTTGGGAAAGTACCTTCTTACAAACACGTTCGGGTTTTCGGTTGTTTGTGCTATGCGCATAATCTGAATTGGGATAAAGATAAATTTGATAGTAGAAGTCGTAGGTGTGTTTTTGTTGGGTatccatttgaaaagaagggatggaaATTGTATGATTTGAAAACTAAAGAATACTTTGTATCAAGAGACGTGGTATTCGCTGAAACAAAATTTCCATATGCAAATGAGAAAACAATGGGTGATGAACTCATTAAAAATGGAGTTGAGGAGTTGGGTGATGAAGTTGATGGTTTAGAGAGCACCTTGGGAAAGGAGCACGATGAAAGTGTGGGTAGAGAAAGTGAGGTGAATCCTGAAACGAAAGAATTGATCCATGAAAACAGTGAGGGAGTGGATAGAGGTGAAGTTGTTGAAGAGCAACTAGGTAGGGGACAAAGGGCCAAACAACCTAGTATTTGTTTGAAGGATTATGTGACAAACGCCATCAAAATAAGCCCCTCGGTATGCTCACCCTTCGAATCTGATTCCTCAGGTACGCTTTACTCTATAGCACATTATGTGGGTTATGATAAATTCTTTGCATAACACAGATattttttggcagccattactacaggacatgaaccaagctcttatgcagaagcaattaaggatgaacggtggagagcggctatgagaaaagaaatacaggctttggaggataatggtacatggacagttgaaaatctgccatttgggaagaaagcaataggaagcaagtgggtatacaaaattaaatacaattctgaTGGAAGTGTTGAACGATACAAGGCGCGGTTAGTGATATTGGGAAATAATCAAGTTGAAGGCATAGATTATCAGGAGACTTTTGCTCCTACAAAGAAAATGGTTCTTGGCGCACCTTTCTTCTATGATTGCATTGTAAAGAATTGGGAACTCCATCAGATGGATGTTCAAAATGCTTTCTTACACGGTGATTTGGAGGAAGAGGTTTCCATGAAGATGCCGCCTGGATTTGCTTCTCAATCACTAGGGAAGGTTTGTAAACTCCGGAAATCTCTATAACGTTTGCGGCAAGCACCTAGATGTTGGTTTGCGAAATTGGCTACATCTCTGAAAGCTTATGGATTTCAGCAATCATATTCAGATTACTCTTTGTTCACTTTTCGAGGTGGGACTGTTCAATTGAATGTgcttatttatgtggatgaccTTATTATCTCTAGCAATGATGTTTCCGCTGTGcaaaaattcaagaactatttgAGTCGTTGCTTTCATATGAAAGACTTGGGGAAGCTGAAATTTTTCTTAGGGATTGAAGTAGCCAGAAACTCGAATGGTATTTTCTTGTGTCAACGTAAGTATGCGTTGGATGTAATTTTAGAAGTTGGATTAGTGGGTTGCAAGCCGGCTAAAACTCCTCTTGAACAAAATCACAAGCTGGCCCTTACCAAGATTGATGATGTGGATGACCCTGCTCAGTATAGGCGTTTGGTGGGATGGCTTCTTTATCTAACAATAACTCGGCCCCAGTTGTCTTATTGTGTACATATTCTTGGTCAGTTCATGCAACAACCGAAGAAAGCTCATTGGGAGGCAGCTGTTAGAGTTGTGCATTATTTGAAAGGAAATCCAGGTCAGGGTATACTACTGCATGCCAATTGTGATCTCAAATTGTCTGTTTACTGTGATTTTGATTGGGCTAGCTGTCCTTTGATGAGACGGTCTTTAACtggttattttattattttgggtGAATCCCCTATCTCGTGGAAGACTAAAAAGCAACAACAGTGTCTTGCTCATCCGCTGAAGCTGAATATCGATCTATGAGTACTACAACTTGTAAACTTAAATGGTTGAAAGGATTATTGAATTCTCTTGGTGTGGTGCATactgaacctatgaatttgtattgTGATAGTCAGGCAGCTCTGCATATAACTGCTAATCCTGTTTATCATGAACGTACCAAACATATTGAAGTGGACTGTCATTTTATCCGTGATGAGATATTGAATGGTAAAATTCGAACAAATTATATACGTAGTTCAATGCAACCTGCGGATACCTTCACAAAAGCGTTGAGAAAGAATCAGTTTGACTTTCTTCTTCACAAGTTGGGCATTCGAGACCTCCATGCTCCAATTTGAGGGAGGTATtggaaaggcagctgttagctgTCACTTATTTTACATTTATTTAGAGCATTTGTTTAAGAATTTTTATGTGCATATCTGTTCTTAtcttttgttgtatgattctgatatAATCTTgatagtttagcttgattagaAATCTATTTattagctgtaattttttatatatatatatttaatttcttgACAATAAATATCAAAATTCTTATTCTAAAATTTCTTAGGTCTTTTACAATGATTTCCCCCAAGTGAAACATAATCTTGGTTTGAATAAGCACATATAACTATTAAAAATGAATATTAGTAGGGTTTTTAGAGCagcagaaagagaaaaaaaaaaaaaagttaagatAGGGAGAGAAATAGTGAATGGAGAAGTGTCATCGTGAATATAAGAAAGAGAAAAGACAAAACTTAATAAATGTGCAATAAAGAGCAAAGAAAAGAGAAAGGTTCTTGCTACGGTGGAAGCACCATGCTAGTTGGAAGTCGGAAAATTGACTACTCAATATAATGAGGGTTTCATTGTTACTCAAATTAATATTTGGGTGATTTTGTATTGCCAATTGAAGTATAAAGACGATACTGTTGCGCATTTTAAGTTCATGAACAATGGGTGAAATTTAtctcttattttttaaaaataattattatatgaaatgtatattaaattaataaaaataataataaatcttaaaaaataaaaatatataaatatattattatcttataatattactataatagccttatttttaaattaataataacgaACGGTGTTAATTATTCTTTATTATTAAATGTAAATATGGGGTATGAACTTAGGTTTTAAGACTAAAAATTTAAGTCCAATGTAAATAAAGCCCGAGCTCCGCttgaattatataataaatatattttaatttacaaacttttctaggtatataataaaaatataaaaaaaaattataaaagtattacataatataaatttttatttatatattctataagtaattttttaaataaaaattttgtttcataaaataaattattaaaaacttGGGTTGGGTCAAGTCAAACTAAGTTATTATTAGGGTTGGGCTTGGGCTTAAAGTCTTAAACTAGTCTTCAAATTGAGCCCAACCATGTCCACCCGTAGTTATGGTAATTATTTTTGGGGCTGAGATCGCATTTGAGGCTAAAATCAGAGTGTTGGAGAAGAACACTAACAAGAATCTACATCAAAAGTGCATGGGGTATGCACGTCACTCAGTCTTCACTATTCATTCTACAATTCAATTCTCATCACTAATTTAAGCATCGAAGTGGTGGTCAACTAACTCAACCACATTCTCTTATACATCATATTCTTAAACCCGATATCCGTAATCCCATTAAAGGAGAACAACATTTAGGCTTAAACATGATGATTTTAATTTTCGTCTTCTCACGTGTTAAGCCTATTCGTTTTTTGggttgatttgaatcaaaattttaaattgaaggaTAGTTTGAGCCAAAATTTTACATGGAATggactttttaattttattcaagTGTTGGAATTAGTGTTAGTGATAGTAACCCATTATTATTGGAATATTACTCTACCTATTTAGttttatatattttgtattttctgGCCtcctttgattttattttatctagaaaaaattttaattaaaatttaaattattattgtaataATTTGAGTCATTAGAATCGACGTCTTTACTATACAAATTCTTCTTTCAGAAACTTCCGAGCTCATCTAAGGATTTGGTTTCAACGTCTATATCCTGTAAATTTTGTCATATCTCTTAATTGTagtcaattatattttattaataatatgtattttaaaaatttaataatataataaattatttaaatatatttatttaaaatatagtaatcaaaatttataaaattattataaaatatttttatatttaattaattatttatatacataaattaaaaatagtgtgcaatatatataatttgaagctaatataattattattttttaaatttaaatttatttaatcctATTATATTATTCaaacatattttaataaaattagataaATCAAATACTAAAAAGCTCTCCCTTAATCATAATTGATTTAAGGAGTGCTGTGTTACTGCCGCCATAAGCAAAATTGATGGAGTcattacttaaaaaaaattaaataaaaaattaaaaaattatataaaaaaatctaaaaatctaaaatatatatttttttcttttttaaaaaacatGCTTTTGCCGTCCACGCGTTAGACGACACACAGAATGCTCATACGACAATACACATCCAGCCCCTTAAATGCCCATTTCCGCGTTTCCTGTCCAAAATCACAAGAAAACAGTCTTCAACAGTAAACGCCTTCTCCTCCTCTCATGGACTTGAACAATCTTAACAATTACTctccctcctcctcctcctccacccCCCACCCATCTATAGCCACCACTGCCGCCGACCCTATGCAGTCATGGTGGGAATCCATCTCCAAAGCTCGCGCTCGCATCCTTTCCCTTTCCTCTCTCCTCCATTCCGATCCCGTCTCTTCCTTCTCTCTATCTTCTCTTGCTGATTCCGACCGCCCTGCACTTTCCTTCCTCTCCTCCTTCGACGCTTATACTCTTCTCTCGTCTGCTCTTTCTTCTTCTACCTCTGGTTCTGGCCCTGATCCTCTCTGTCAATGGCTTTACGATACCTATCTTTCTTCTGATCCTCATCTTCGTCTCATTGTCCTCTCTTTCCTTCCTCTTCTTTTGGGGTTGTATCTCTCTCGGATCCACTCTTCGGACTCTGCTTCCACTCCTTCTCTGGCTGGTTTCGAGGCTGTTCTCCTTGCCATCTATTCGTCGGAGGTGAAATCTCGTGCTGGTAAGCCGGTTCTCGTCCAGATTCCTGATCTTTCACAGCCGTCGCTTTACCATACTCCTCGGAACAAGCAAAATCCACATGGGTTTGATAATTCTCGACCATCCGTTGGGGTTTTGTCGCCGCCACTTGAACCCCAGATCGCGGTGAAGTCTACAAAGCGGCCGGTTATTGTTGGGGTTGCACTTGATTGTTATTTCAAGCAGATCTCGCAAATGCCGAGTTGGTCTAAGGTTGAATTGTGTAAATATGCAAGTGCTTGGGCTGGGCAGGATTGTGCTTGTAAAGACAAATTAGATGGTGGGAGAGAAGTTGAAATCCAAAATGGACATGGAAATGAAAATAATGGTGGGTATTTTTTGGAGGGTAGGAGCTTAAGTAATGGCCATGACAATAATGAGCGTGAGATTGATGTTGTGGAGGAAATGGAGAAATTGGAGATAGAAGGAAATGGCACAGAGCATTCGGAGTTAAAGGGTGTGCGGATTCCATTGCCTTGGGAGATTTTGCAGCCATTATTGAGGCTTTTGGGACATTGTTTGTTGGGGCCTTTGAATTCCCAAGATGTTAAGGATGCAGCATCTGTGGCAGTTAGGCGGTTGTATGCAAGAGGGTCTCATGACTTGGCTCCACAAGCCATATTGGCCACACGGAGTCTCATCCAGCTTGATAAGAGAGCACGGGAAGCTGCAAAGGTGTCAGCGACAGCAGCTGTTAATTCCTCTTCCAATGCTAACACGCCCAGTAAAGCTAAGAAACCAGAAATTTTTTTGGTGTCAAAGTGAGGGATTTGCTTGGAAGGTAATGGATATGCTATGGCCAATTTCAATTAGTTGTATCTAAGATTATGCTGTATCAGATATGCAAATTGATCACTTGTACTATTGCATTATAGCTTTTCCTGCAATCTTGTCAGTGTACGTgagtttactttttttttttttggttgattTCGTTGGATTTGCTTACTAATAGGATTTGATTTATCTTTTGAGTTGAAATCATCTATATTCTTTCTATCATAGGATCGCTTTATGAGAGTTAAGTTCTATGAATGATACCActgaaatattttcttggaagagTACATGTCTGACTTTATCTTTCCTTAAAAGGTCCTAAGGATGGTGGTGTTCTACGTTTTCCCCTGAAATTTCCACTCAAGATTCTAACTTATGTACCTGTGCTCAGCTGCATCAGCCTTATACTGTTACACCAAAAATGTCTCTGATATGTTATGTTTAAGCTTTAGAGGCCTTTTTAATTTATTGACTTTACAAATAAATTACTTATGCAGTAGAATTTAAAATTGCCTTTTGACTTTTGTATTGCTGAAATACCTGGGCTGTGGTAAACtgtaaagaagaggaaagaaattttcTTCTCCAATATGTTTTTGAGCATCTAATATTTTCAGTTTCCTTTAATAAATGATCTTTCAGCAtctaattaggtcaatttttttgTCAGTTGTTTTGTCCTAGTTAACAGTAATACCCTTTTCTAAATAGTATATGGAAACTTACTGTTGTTCAATTCTGTCCCAATGAAATTAGAATAACATTGTAATTATGAAAAAAGAAAGGTTTAATAATGGGAAGAATTATAGATATGGTAA
Above is a genomic segment from Hevea brasiliensis isolate MT/VB/25A 57/8 chromosome 17, ASM3005281v1, whole genome shotgun sequence containing:
- the LOC110671624 gene encoding uncharacterized protein LOC110671624, with the translated sequence MDLNNLNNYSPSSSSSTPHPSIATTAADPMQSWWESISKARARILSLSSLLHSDPVSSFSLSSLADSDRPALSFLSSFDAYTLLSSALSSSTSGSGPDPLCQWLYDTYLSSDPHLRLIVLSFLPLLLGLYLSRIHSSDSASTPSLAGFEAVLLAIYSSEVKSRAGKPVLVQIPDLSQPSLYHTPRNKQNPHGFDNSRPSVGVLSPPLEPQIAVKSTKRPVIVGVALDCYFKQISQMPSWSKVELCKYASAWAGQDCACKDKLDGGREVEIQNGHGNENNGGYFLEGRSLSNGHDNNEREIDVVEEMEKLEIEGNGTEHSELKGVRIPLPWEILQPLLRLLGHCLLGPLNSQDVKDAASVAVRRLYARGSHDLAPQAILATRSLIQLDKRAREAAKVSATAAVNSSSNANTPSKAKKPEIFLVSK